From the genome of Anaerolineae bacterium:
CCCCGAAGCAGCGCACCCACCGCGGCTGGTCCAGATCTACCACCACCGAAGCCACTCCCGGCAGCCGCCCGGCGGAGACGAGGGTCTCCCCGTCGTGCCCGATGACGCCGCTGCGACCCATGATCGTGCCCGGCATCCAGGGTTCCTCCCGCCCGACGCCAAAGGTGACGGGCACCAGGTAGACGCAGCTGTCTATGGCCCGGCTGATGAGCTGCGCCATCCAGCCCACCTCCCCAAAGCCGCTCTGCACGTGGGGGAAGAATATGATCTCTGCCCCCTTCACCGCCAGCGTGCGCGCTGTCTCCGGGAAGGAGTTGTCCAGGCAAGTCATGATGCCGATACGGCCGAAGTCCAGGTCGAAGACCGGTAGCTCGTCCCCAGGCACGTAGCCGGCGTCCAGCTCGGGCTGGGTCAGGTGCACCTTGAAGTACTGCCCTAGGATGGCGCCGTCCCGCCCCAGAACCACCGCCGCGTTGCGCTTCACCCCCTCCACCACTCCGGCGAGAGGGGCGATGACATACATGCCCCACCGGGCCGCCACGCGGGCCACCGCCTCGGTCACCTCTCCCGGCACCGGCTCCGGGCTGGCGTCTAGGGGTACCCGGTAGGTAGAGAAGGCCTCGGGCAAGCAGGCGATGTCGCAGCCTCGGCTGCCCGCCTCATCGAGGGAAGCCACGGCATGGTCTAGATTGCTCCTGCGGAGGGCCTCGTCTGTGTCGCCCTCGGGCGGCGGAAGCTGGAGCGCAGCGATGTGAACTTCTCGTGCCATCAGGTACCTCCCTTGAAACGCCTACCCACACTTCTCGGTGTGGGCAGCCGTCAGACAGCCTCACATCAGGGCTGGACAAGGGTCACCAGGTTTCCTCTACGAGCCATCTCTGCAGAAACCGAATCCCTGCCTCCACGTCCGTTTCGTGTCCGCCCTCATGTAGGTCCAGCTCTATGCGCTCTCCTACCCCTAGCTTCCGATAGTGCTCGGCCGCTTCTTCGTACTCCTCCAAGACAAATGGCCACCAAGCGATCCCATCGCACTTGCCCGTCTGCACCTGCAGCGGCCGAGGACATATCAGTGAAGCCAGGTCGCTGTCGCCGAACTCGCGCAGCCACCCAGGGATGAACACGTGCTCCGCATCAGCGGAAAGGAAGCAGCTATAGCGAGGGTCGTCGACCACCATCTTCGGCACGCGCTTGTTGAACCAGGCTGTAGTGATCCCGGCCCGCAGCCTAGGTTCCAGCGGAAGCGTGAACATCACGTAGGCGCCGCCCATGCTGACTCCCCACATGGCCGTTCGGTTCACATCGAGGTCCGGTCTGGTCTCTGCGTAGTCCAGCAGCCTGGACGTCTGCTGTATCTCTAGACCGAACAGGGTACCCCCCAACATGAGGCACATGCGCTCCAACCTGGCCCTTGGCGCCGCTTCTGTGACATTGAGCGGCGCTAGAACGGCGAAACCCGCCTCAACCAAGCGCCTGCCGTAAGCGTGGTATGCATTGCGAGCATCATTGAAGCCGAAGATGACCTCCGGCGAACTGCCCACCCCGTGCTGGGCCACGACGATGGGGAAGGGCGGGTCGCCTCGTTCTGGCACCGCCAGTACGGCCCGAGCTCGATAGCGCCCCAGAAAAGGCAGAACCACCCACTGCGCTCGAATGGTATCGCTCTCCAGGAACGGCGAGAACTCCGCGCTGGGCGGCTCAGGCGCAGTTGGGAAGGAACCCACGGCCTGCAGCCACCGAGCTCGGTTGTCCTTCACGGACTCAAGGAAGGCCTCCGGCGATGAGTAGTCCCACCTCCATAGCGTAGATCTGCGCTCTGGCAGTGCCTCTGATTCCGCCCGTAGGAAGTCCTCAACCTCCTTGCGGAGCAGATTCTGCCTGTCCTCAACCACACGTGAGACCTCGGCCTCCCCCATGCTGTCCACCGTCTTCCAGACATTCCGCATTGCACACCTCCGCACCGAGCCTCCGGCGTGTTGCAGGCTTCGAAAGCCCCAGCCGCAGCTCTGCCTTGGAGCCGAAGAGCTCCAAGGCAGAGCACTCGTGACCCTATTGCGTCTGCAGGCGTAACGGCTTCCAGGAGCTAAGTCTCACTCGCTCAAGCGCCACCTTCCGTAGCCCACCACTCATCCAGAATCACCTGGATATTGTCATGAGCAGTCTGAGTCGCCTCTTTAGCACTCAGGGTCTCCTCCAGAGAGAAGAACGCGCTAAGCGGGTCACCTACGGCTGTCGCGATCTTGCTGGACATGGGGTGA
Proteins encoded in this window:
- a CDS encoding carbon-nitrogen hydrolase family protein; its protein translation is MAREVHIAALQLPPPEGDTDEALRRSNLDHAVASLDEAGSRGCDIACLPEAFSTYRVPLDASPEPVPGEVTEAVARVAARWGMYVIAPLAGVVEGVKRNAAVVLGRDGAILGQYFKVHLTQPELDAGYVPGDELPVFDLDFGRIGIMTCLDNSFPETARTLAVKGAEIIFFPHVQSGFGEVGWMAQLISRAIDSCVYLVPVTFGVGREEPWMPGTIMGRSGVIGHDGETLVSAGRLPGVASVVVDLDQPRWVRCFGVVGLSNYRFHAMARRRPEVYGALVEPARLPGDGCLDLTSAGPRHMERHGGR